The stretch of DNA CATACAAGCACTTAAAGGGATTCGTAGATGCTTGTTGGGGAATTAAGCAAACAAATATGTCCGGGGACGCTTTGAAATTGAGGTTATTTCCTTTATCCCTATGAGTAAAATCCTTGGATTTGTTGGAGCGCTTAccaaaccattctatccatacttgggatgagttggcggagaagattattgccaaattcttctcacCCGGGGACATGGACACTTTGAGGGATGAAATCTTGACATTCAAGCAAGAAACAAATGAGTCACTATATGAAATTTGAGAACACTATAGAACCATGGTGAATGAATGTCCTAACAACGATATGGACGAGAAAATGTTGCAACAAACCTTTTACcatgggattaacacaaccaatcaATGTGTAgtgaaccaacttgccggtggaaacttCATGACCATACCTTACCCCGAGGCTTGTGTCATACTTGATGAGATAGCGGAGACATCATCCACTTGGCAATCCCGAGCAAATGTGCCTCAAGGGGATCCGAATTTGATTCACCTCAATAAGGAGTTGCAAGATCATGGCCAAGCCATTGCCAAGTTGACCACCACTATGAATCAACTTGCAAAAGCACAACTTCAACGAAATTAAGCATCGCGGCAAGTACATGCCGTGGAAGGTGCTCATCTCTTGGGTTCTAAGCAAAAGATGAAGTTTAATCAATGTCAACCTCAAGAGGATATGTACTCACAAGATGATAGACGATACActcaagatgattcttatcatGAGCAAAATGAGGAAGTTCATTTTTTATGAGCAACTATCAAAATCAATGAGGTAACTTTGAAGGATCTAGCTGAGGACAATGGAGGCCGAGTAACAACCAAGGCACTTGGGGCAATAGCAATCAAGGAAACTTGgagaacaacaatcaaggaaaccaaGGTTGGAGTAGCGGTAATCAAGGTAACCGAGGTGGTGGATCTTTCCAATAATATCAACAAAGATCCTACCAACCTCCTACATACAACAACAAAGGTGACTCTTCAAGTGATAACCAACTTTTAGGGATGATGGAAAGGATGCTCAAGAATCACGAGCAATCCGACAAAGAGAGGAGAGAAATAAATCAAGTGGTGATTTCTCATACCACTTCAATAACGCAAATTGAGATACAATTGGGTCAAATCTCTTCTCAATTGAATGTGGGACCACAAGGGTCATTGCCTAGTGATACAGATCCAAATCCAAAGAGAGATGAAGGACTAAAGTGTGCATTTGCCGTTTGCACAAGGCGAGGCAAAATCCTAAAGAAGAGATCCATTGTAGTTgaggatgatgatgaagaagaggaGTTGCCCTATCAAATATGCTTTTCCTAAGGTCAAGAGTCCAAAAGTTCCTAAGGTTGCTCTTCCCAAGGTTGATAATCCTCCTAAAGTTGATGAAGTTCCGGAGCAGGATGTACCTCTCATGGTCAATGAGACACCCGAGGTGGTTAAAGTTTCCAAGTGTAAGGTCCCAATAGTAAGTTCAATTGTCGAAGAAGAGATGTACCAAGCACTTCTCAAAATGCAAAAGAAGTCCTTTCAAAGGAGAATGAACCAATCAATGAGTCAAGCAAAGAGGCAACTAGAGTATACAAGCAATTACTAAGACCGCCTCCTCCTTTTCCATAAAGATTTGCAAAGCAAAAAAAAGAAGACCAATTGCAAAAGTTCTATGATATATTgaatcaaatcacatcaacatgCCTTTTGTCGAAGCTCTTGAAAAGATGTCAGGTTATGCTAAATTCATGAAGTACTTAGTCACTAAGAATAAGAATGTTAATTTTGAGACCATCAAGGTTAGCCACCAACGTAGTGCAATCATCTCACAAACCGGGGTTAACAAGATGGAAGACCCGGGGGCTTTCACTATTCCTTATGCTATTGGGTTGACAAGCTTCACAAAAGCTTTGTGTGATTTAGGGGCTAGTATCAATTTAATGCCCTATGCCGTATTCAAGAAGTTAGGTTTGGGGGATCCTAGACCTACCACAATGAAGTTATTAATGGAGGATCAAATATTGAAGAAACCAATGTGTGTCATTGATGATGTCCTTGTCAAAGTGGATCATTTCTATTTTCCAACTGACTTTGTAATAGTGGATTGTGAAGTGGATGTAGAAATTCCAATCATCCTTGGAAGGCCTTTCTTGGCTGCCGGGCGAGCTATTTGTGATGTTGAGACGAAAGAGCTCAAATTTAGATTGAATGATGAAGAGGCAATTTTTCATATTCAAAAGTCAACGAAACAACCACATGACGATGGTGTGATATCCATAATTGATGTGGTGGATGATGTGGTTGATGATGACATGGAAGATATTTGCATGGAAGAAGCTCTACAAGCGGCTATCCTCAATTTTAATAATAAGGCCATGGAAGGTTACAACGAAGCTGTGATAGCTAAGGAGGGACTCACTTCATATTCTTACAAGCCCGAGAAATTATTCCTTGACTTGGAAAAATGAGTTATTCCTCCAACCAAAACTTCTACCATTAAGCCACTAAAGTTCAAGTCAAATTGGGTTGATCCAACAAAATTTAAAAGTTTCTCAACTCAATGCAATGGATGAATTCAGTTTCAAGCATATGAGAGTGCTTTTTTGTATAAGCAAAGAATGAAAAAGTTGTCCCTTGACTTCGAAAATTGAGTTATTCCTTCAACCAAAACTTCTACCATTAAGCCACTAAAGTTCAAATCAAACTGGGCTGATCGAACAAACTTAAGAGCGTCTCAACTCAATGGAATGGATGAATTTCAGCTTCAAGCATATGAGAGTGCTTTTTCCTATAAGCAAAGAATGAAGTTCCTCCATGGCAAGAAGATCATCAAAAGGGAGTTTTACCCCGGGGACTTGGTTATTCTCTTCAATTCAAGGTTTAAGTTATTCCCAAGCAAGTTGAAATTAAAATGGTCTGGGCCATTCAAGGTTATGCATGTTTACCCCTTTGGTGCCATAGATTTTGAGTCCGGAGATGATCTTAGAATCTTCAAAGTGCATAGGCATAGAATCAGACATTATTTGGGCCAATTTGATAGAGGACAAGTGGTTTCAAGGGTTCAATTGGGGGAACCCCTAATGACTTGATTGGTATTGTACTTTGCGTCGTGCCACAATATTAAATAGgatgcttcttgggaggcaacccaagttctttctctttatttttttattttgattttatctAGTTAGTGTAGTATtgtttttagcttttgttttgatGCATTTTAGTGTTGGTATGTGTGCAGGTTGATTGCTTAAAAGTGAATAGCTAGAGTGAAATTGTCTAAGAGTTGAGTAGGCTACAAACATAGCGTAGAGGCCACCACCCCGAGCTTGAGGGAGTTTTATTTACCCTACTCTTGTACTTATTTTGATTGCATTGAGGGCAATGCAAAGTTTTATATATGGAAGAGGGGTATTGATGAGTTTTGGTATGCTTGATACTTTTTGATGCTACTATTGATGtcattctttcttttttattttttcttttattgttaatctatcttttattttattctttcttAGGAGTTAACAATAATCTATTTGGGTTTTCTTTCCATGTTTCTTTCCCAAAGATGCAAATAAAGTGTCCTTGTGATTCACAGATAACTTTAGAAGCTTTAGCATCATGGTTTAAAAATCTTTTTGACTTGCTTAGTACTCATATTGGTTTCGAAATTGAATCCTTTAAAATTTGTTGAGGGGTAATGCATTTGAGTATAATTGTTTGTACCAACCAAAGTCGTGAGCTCTTGTGCATTATTGCTTTATGGCTAGGATGAGATTGTTATTAGTTGCTTGCTTAAATGTCTAGTTAGTCTTGGGTAACTATTAGTTGTGCTgagatttgcttgaggacaagcaaaagcttaaatttgggggagttgataagttggtatttttcTAACTTATTCATACATATTTCTTGAGTTTTAAGGTTTTTAAGTAAGATTTAATAGCCTTAACTAACTTAATGTGGTTGATTTCAGGTGTGTGAGCATAAATAATATAGTTGATGAAAGAGTAGATACAAAAGGATGAAAAGAGATGGGATTTGAAGCATTTTTTGAAGAAATTAAAGATTGAAAAGAGAAGAACAATGTTTCCAAGAAGGTCAATTGTGGAGCCAGAACTAGGACCGCAAAAGTGCACGAAAAATATTCTAAATCAGGAATATTTGGAGCAAAGTTTGCCCAACTCCACGATCTTGATCGTCTCCACGAACTACTCCACGATCTTAAAGAGCATCTAAAGTAAAGAATTGTGCAAGTTCTGCCCAGCTCCACGATCTGAACCGTGGAGCCATTTCAGCCCACGAACCAGGCCATGAACATCATCGTCGCCAAGAACAAAGCCACAACTAGACACCATAGGGGCACTTTTGTCAGATATAGGAAACGATTATAAATAGCAATTTAGGTCAGCTTTTAGGAACTCATCGACCCGATTATAGCGTACAGAGGAAGGAACCGGGATCAGTTAACCACTTCTCGTCGTTTGAATAAATCTTCTCTCCGAAaagtgaggggactatctgtgtacggatAAAATTGGGCATAAAAGTTATCCTCGATTTCCCGGTAAAGAAACGAGAGGACAGTGCGACTCGATATGACCTCGAGTAGTGCCGAGGACATCCATAACTCAGAGTTCGGGGAGGACAAATGGTGCACCCGGTACCGGACACAGCTGAGCATCGGGTCCGAGCAAAGTGAAGAGCCGAGACTAGGAGAAAAGATGGTTAGAAATGATAAGCGGGGTGCCGTAATATCCGCCCTCAACCGGATGTTACGGCGTAAATTTCGCCAGACATCAACTGCATATCAATGTTTACTTGAAGGAGAAGattattttaccttatttagatttGTACTAGGAGTGAAACTCCCTACTATATAAGGGGGAGAACCTTTTTATTTTAAAACCATTGTGGGCACGCATATCAAAGTAATAGAGTTAATTTTTGTCTTTTAGCTATTGTTCAAAGTGTTCTTCTATTGtttattttttaagttataaTCGAGCTCGTTCCGTGGGCTAATTCGAAACCAAATTCCACACGTCCAAAGCAGAGCTGAACTTGTTCATCCATTACATTTGGTTTGATCGCTCTGATTTTCTTTAATTCAATTATTTACTGTTCATAGTTCATTTGTGTTAAATTAAATCATATGTCCTTTAACCGCGTATAATTTTAATTGTTACTCGTTTTAAGGTAAACCGTTTGTTTTCGAGTACCACATATATCTTGTGAAGATCCACTACTAGCGTGTAGAAATGGAAGCtgttttatttaatttatatccCATAGTGTCTGCTTTAAGCTAGCCGAATTAGGCTACGAAAATGCCCTAAGCGGCATCACTATACCTTGTAACAGCTCTAgacaaatttaatatttatataatattccTGCTTGCTCAAAAATATTTCTCCCTTGATATATCATTCAAGTTGACCAAAGTATAACAACGACGTTGGTTACATAACATACTGTCGCCTTGACAATATGTTTCTTGCCTCAGACCATATGTTAAACATCGTGgacgaaatatatatatatatatatatatatatatatatatatatagtaattgGTTTTATTAGATATATACCACGTGACATTTGGTTGACTTATTTATCTTGACATTATACGATGTCCACAACGTGACCTCATTTTCCTACCAGCCCCCGCACTTAATATTTATCGTATCAAATGACTCTTTTTTGCTGTATTTGCTAGTGAAACTATTTCTGGTTCATTCAAAAAAGAATGATCCCTTTCAAAATTTAGAAACAATTTTGTTTAAACTTATAATTCTATCTTTAATgcgaaacttttataaccacacaaatactttaGGTCCCTTTTTGACttatttaggaccacaaatttcaaaaatcttcattttttcttaaattacGTGTAcagtcaaacaagttcacataaattggaacggaggaaTATAAGTTAAAGCGGTTATCACCGAGCAACAATTAGAAAgtccatcatatatatatatatgagcgtGAGGTGTGACTGCTTCTAAAAGCGTGACATAAAAGAAGACATACACATGGTGAaaaaatgtgaatatatataaTGAGCATCCGTTGGAAAATGAGTCTTTGTATGAATATACAAACTGTTAGAATGAATAAATGGTTCAAAGCATAGTCTACCAAATTATTCTGACTAACTTATCATTTTCACTAGGTAATGGTTCAGATAAAAAGATATTTCTTTTATCTGCAAGTCTTCAAAAGTTATCGAAGATCAAAGATTTTAAAATGGTGAGGTATTATTGCAGAATCTAAAATGGGTAAAATCTTACCAACACCTCGTATTTATACCAAGCCTACTCTTTACCAGATCTCCAAAATTTATGTTTGATGAAGAATTTCTTAGGGAAAGAATCGTGCTTAATTAATTAAGGCGTATTAATTTATTTCCTATGATTAATTTAATTCGGCTTGAAGTAAATATTAGGTGCGGATAAGTTTTTATCGGAATCGTGCAATCATATTCTTGAGCGCCACGACACTCCCGAAGGAAGGTAAATAATGTCAATTTGAGAACCCTTAGAGAAGAACTGAAGCAAATTCCAGCACCAGATTTTCCACGTCATGATTCAATCACTGCAAGTATAATCCTACCGTTCCTTTTCGAATAATGTGTATGTTTTTAACAGTCATGGGTTTGAATTTAAAGATTTGTCTTATTACAATGGGGAATGACAGTTTAGGCTTATAAAAGGCTAGTAATGAAAACAGACACAAATTAAAATGTGTCTGTAATATTTTGCTCTTTTTGCACACCTATTTTTAGTAGGGGTTGGTACGTTTATCCGACATATGTAATTGATCTTAAAGCCAATAatctatatatattaaaataatattctGAAGAACATACATCTCTTTGTTCTAACATTAAACTGCTTGAAATTTCCATAAAAAGAGCAAAAGGTAAAGACAATGATTCAATGGATTCAAATAAAACTACAAGAAAGCGAGAATGAAACGATATCACACGTCTACTAAAAGCAATGCAAAACCTAAAAACTCCATATGAAATAGAAAAATAATTCAAagcaacaaattaaattaaagctTTAGATTCAGATCTAGATCAATCTCTGACTCTTCTTCATTCTCTTCTGCATCCTCCTCTACAAATCCCATCTTCCTTTTATTATTTCCATCACGATTATTGTCAACCTTAACTGGTGAATCCCTTACGCTGAAACCCTTTGCACTATTTTTGTTCTCAAACTTGAGGGAATTCTCCAAAGGAGCACTTCCAATTCCAAGATTTTCTGGCCTAAAAAGTGATGAGCCTGATGATGACCACTTTTCAGGGTTAAATCGATAATTGTAGCCCGAGAAAGCCGACCATGGATTGTATGGAGAAGGCTTATGAATAGCGGAAGAATGACCTTGAACACCAAGGGATGATCTACTAGTAAAAGAACCATGAAATGGCAAATGTGTGGTgtaacttgagtagggattatagTAAGTGTGATAATTGGGAGGGCCAAAAGGAGAAACAACATCAACAAGTGCGTTTCGCCTTTTAGCCAAAGCTCTCTCTTGTTTATGAGCATTTTGATGTCCTCCTAGGGCTTGAGAAGTGGAGAATTCTCTCTTACAGAAGCTGCAAGAGAAAACCCTAGTTTCCGAGGAACGCCTTTGCTTATTAGGCGTTCCCTCATTAGAAGACTCACTAGCCGGAGCCGAATTCTTAATGCTAGAAGTTAAATTGAAAAGATTGAGTTCAAGATTTGAGGCACCATTATGGACTTTAAGATCAAGAAGTACACCAGCAGATGATAATTCATGTGGCTTTAACTCGGATCCTAAATCCATAACTTTACCTTTCATTTTCTTCGTGTTTGTGTCGATCTCTTCATTGGCAGCAGAGATGCTAGAGGCCTCAGAAGAGCATGGTTTTTTCATTGAAAAGGCATCCATTGTCTCTATACTAAAATCTTTATGTTCTTGGTACTTCATGAAAGATTGAAGAGAAAAGATCCTTAAATAGACAAGGTGTTATATACAAAATCCTCCAAATATGGGAAGTTAATCATTCCATGGCGTTACAAGTTACAAATTCAAACTACCAACTCATAATTAATGGGGTTCTATTCTACATAGGATCATATCAACTTTGCTAGAAATAATAACTTCATTACGATATTGCAAAAGCTCGAATCTTGCTTTAATTTAATTGCCGGTGTTATTGCCGGATTAGCTGTCTTatactcacacgtttattcagTTCTTTTTGGAGTTTGAAATTATGCACTTTATATGGATAAATCTTTTACCAAAATAAGCTAGTGCATAATCCTAAGATACATGTACAGCTGCGTCATTGTCTGTCTCTACAAGGAATTCCTATTCAGTTCGGATACTCTATCttgcattttaattaatttctagCTGTATATACTTACATCAAATTTATTAGAAGTGAAACTGTTGATCCCTTAAATATTTGAAGCAAAACTGGAGTGGAAGTATTCCGCCATATGTAGATGTTACGATATGGTTACCACATCATTAATCACTTTTCCTTTTAAAAATGATCATTCTGATTTTGATTTTAGTACATCGGATTTTCAAATTTGAACTATTTGATTGTATGCCATCTCACTGTGCCTATCCTTTTCTCACACTTTGAGCATTATATATTTAAGCATAAAAATAACTACAGCTATACGATATGTGAATTTTACAAAGATATTTCCATAAAAATAACTACAACTCTAACGTGGTGATCAGCCGTAGCCAAATTACTTAATGGGACAAAAGTATCCTTATCATAGTAAATTAAAAAGTAGTGCAGTATTTAAGAAACAGAAAATTAAAGAATCAAACTATGTGAATTAAGCATGTTATAACATTCAAAATCTGGAGGGAAGGTATATCAATTTCTTTTATTTCCAGTACTTTTTGTTATAACTAGTCTAAGGCTACGCGCGGTGCGTGGGTATTAAGCATTGTATACCTGGCGTGCAattatttagtattatttcaaAAGTATTTCGAGAATTTGATATTGAGATAAAGAGTATAATAATTGTAGATGTTGAGATAATTTATAGTCTCCCTcaattcacttttacttgtccactgtatcaaaaatatattttcacttttacttgtccagtttaacaaataaagaaaaaattatattttttttcctgTTTTACCCGTATCATTAACTACTCATTCCCCAAATCTTTTTCCTATACTCTTAAAATGCTATCATTATTATGAATATTATAGTAAAATATgtgttttatttattatttctcaagGGGCATGTAAAATCCATTGTGGACAAGTAGAAGTGAACGGAGGAAGTATTTATTAGAATGTATATTTACAATTTTAGTACACAAGATTTTATAGAAATTGTTTGATTAAAGGATAATGAACATAATACTGTTACACAGagaatcaaaaatattttttccaaaaagaaattctttttttttctacaaagataattaaattatataaattaattagtTGTAATTCTATGATCGGTTATAACTCTATAATTAAGAATAAGAAAATAAGGAGTACCGACTGGAATTATCAACTATAGTTATAGTTTCCTACTTAGTCTTtccatatttttaatttttatttgacgAAGATAATTAAAATATATAGAACTAATTGGTTATAATTCTATTACAAAGAAGAAGAATTTAAAACCAATAACAAATATAGCTACGTTCTTACTTCTCAgtggattttttattttttgtattactTGTCTTTTACAAAATTGTTATGTTATAtaactcaaataagaaaataatacataCAAGATGTTTACTAGTAGAAATTATTTCATAGACCTCCCCTCAGTTTAGCTTGTAACAGTAAGTTTTTTTTCTTTGTGGTTTACatatgacgagcgcaaaacacaacacgaaattgatggtcgctagtcaaagatagtacagtataattatcgtctccacaaggattggatttaaacaatgttcaaATAGTTTCGGACTTAAacgctattcaggatgatcaCACTTTGATTTGGAATATTACGAACTAAAGTTAACTATTAAAACTAAAGCAATTGACAATTGATCACTAAAAGACAAGAGTTGAGCAACACTGGAATATTTTATGGGAAAAATAAGGGTCGTAacaagataggtgcaagatagcttTCACTCTAATAttataatgattctcacgaattcactcgatgattaatTCAATCGTATAGCCAAGACTCCCTCTCGATTAAATCTGaactctacgaggtgaactaatataaaGCATTGTGAAGGTATGCAAGAATACGTTAATGGACTAGTCTTTAGGAAAACATCTCTTGAATATTCTCCTAGCTTGGTTAATTCAACAATTCAAGatgctctttcgattacttagaagaatcactaaattacaccaaacaaaataatgcaaacataatcaccaaaatattcctctttcgattaaataaactagtgaataaagtttcAAACAATTTAAagctccataaacgaattcaagcaaagaactagagttaaaattcacaaataccaatcaaaacaccatattcgtcaaaccctaagggaaactactccataatcatggagaaattcatcacaaataaagtttaATAATACGAAAACATGAATTAAATCCAAACGCGAGTATTGAGgtgaggaaagaatgatgaatccTTGTGCTTTAGAGTCTCCAATGCTCTCCCAATCTTCCACaggtcaaaagtcctctaaaaatcgtatttttgatgtatttataccatgtaggaatgAGTCAGGACGAAACTATCATTTCCAAGCTGAAGTGGGACAACACTCtaatggtaggctagaaacccgtattttagtcatagtttgcactctaattactacaTGTTACTTGTGTTTTAGCTTAATGATAGTGAATTGTACTCATTATGTATTTTATACTTTGTAGAAAGTGATTTCGAGTTAAAAAGATAATCGGGAGATAAATCGAATAAGTTGGAGCTTTGAGGTCTGAGTAAAGGTTCAAGAAATTAAACTGGGATCGCGTTCGGTTCGAGAGccaagtctggatatcaaaaCACGACGAAAAAGAATTACTCTGTAAAAAACCCACAGCCGCGACACATGGGGCGCCACTGGGTGTGACGAGGCTGTGCAAGATGGACAAGCTTGTCATAAACGAGTCCCTGTAATTGTCCACTGGCGCACCGCGTGGGGCATCGCGCCCTGCACCATGCCAGTATATTTTTCATAGAGTGTTTTTCCTATTTTGGTttggaaagggtagtttcatccAGGCCCactcctacatggtataaatacatcaCAAATATATTTTTCAggggattttggactttggaagctttgggagagcattggaggctacaagacataggatttcatcatctttccatcaattcaatacggaAGTTTGGATTGTAACTTTAAATTGATGTTTTctcactctttaattatatttgcgATGACTTCCTCCgtaattatggagtagtttaccttaggatttgacatgatttggtggcttggttgttgtttatggatttgacTATTGTTTAATTGCTTGAATTTATTGGAGGAGCTTTAATAGAGTTGGAATTTTATTCTTTATAGTGTTTAATAGAAAGAAGAACATCTTATCGAATATCATTGCAGCGTATGCCTTAGTTTATTTTGGTGATTCTTTGAAGTAATTGAGAGAGCTTTTTGAGTTACCGTttaaattaagattgagaaatattcacgagaagtttctcttagatcagtcctaccaatagattcttgcaagtttcaccgcacctcacattagtttatttgaaagatttagatttaatcgaGAAAGGTATCTGAATCAGAAGTATAAGCTAATCACCTATTGAATTCGTAAGAATCGATAGAACCTCAAGAGTGAAATATAACAATATCATATCCAGAATAACaatcttgcacctatcatgttAAAACCCTTATTTCTCACGTTGATAAGAAACTAACTTTGCTAATCTCTAGTTCTTTGCAGTCAATTGTCAATTGGtttactttagtagttaatcgtagttcGTAATCATTCCAAATCAAGTTTTGATCATCCTGAATAACAGTTAAACTAGAAATTACTAGagcattatttaaatccaatctatGTAGAGACGAtaattttactatactatctttggctagcatGCATCCATTTTGGGTTGTGTTTTGCGCTTATCACACTCTAAGAAAATTACACAAGCACATCGCGCCTCGCATCGCCCCATGCACTGCGCCAGTGGGAAAGTTCAGAAAGCAGGTTTATTTTCAATCTATAGGAATTTTGCATTAGCACCTTATGCCCTGCGGCGCAGTAGTGCATTTTTTTCAaagtaatatttttcacaatttttaaCATCCAGACTTGGTACTCGCGCCcggaacacgatcccggcttaatacTTTGGGCTTCCACTCAAATATCAAAGCTTCAAATCATCCATTTTAGCTTCAAACTTGCTTCTTCACTCGAAATCACATCCTACACAACATAACATACGTAATAAGTACAAtgtactaataattaggctcaaaTACAATCAAACTGTAGTaattggagtgcaaaaatatagcCAAAATACGGGTTCATCACGATATTACACTTATCttccttatttttatttt from Nicotiana tomentosiformis chromosome 11, ASM39032v3, whole genome shotgun sequence encodes:
- the LOC104096172 gene encoding uncharacterized protein, which encodes MPFVEALEKMSGYAKFMKYLVTKNKNVNFETIKVSHQRSAIISQTGVNKMEDPGAFTIPYAIGLTSFTKALCDLGASINLMPYAVFKKLGLGDPRPTTMKLLMEDQILKKPMCVIDDVLVKVDHFYFPTDFVIVDCEVDVEIPIILGRPFLAAGRAICDVETKELKFRLNDEEAIFHIQKSTKQPHDDGVISIIDVVDDVVDDDMEDICMEEALQAAILNFNNKAMEGYNEAVIAKEGLTSYSYKPEKLFLDLEK
- the LOC104096093 gene encoding zinc finger protein 4-like is translated as MDAFSMKKPCSSEASSISAANEEIDTNTKKMKGKVMDLGSELKPHELSSAGVLLDLKVHNGASNLELNLFNLTSSIKNSAPASESSNEGTPNKQRRSSETRVFSCSFCKREFSTSQALGGHQNAHKQERALAKRRNALVDVVSPFGPPNYHTYYNPYSSYTTHLPFHGSFTSRSSLGVQGHSSAIHKPSPYNPWSAFSGYNYRFNPEKWSSSGSSLFRPENLGIGSAPLENSLKFENKNSAKGFSVRDSPVKVDNNRDGNNKRKMGFVEEDAEENEEESEIDLDLNLKL